A genomic region of Candidatus Delongbacteria bacterium contains the following coding sequences:
- a CDS encoding redoxin domain-containing protein, protein MADLQSIQGTLDSLGFQILALSPDRPGMLAPVRERHELGYRLFSDCAMHAASALGLAFHVDDETVTRYLGWGIDLEADSGHAHHLLPVPAVLLLDPAGTVAFSYINPDYKRRLDGQLLLAAARSCLRQWAEDENGTKP, encoded by the coding sequence TTGGCGGACCTGCAGAGCATCCAGGGCACGCTGGACTCCCTGGGCTTCCAGATCCTGGCGCTCAGTCCCGATCGCCCCGGCATGCTGGCCCCGGTGCGCGAGCGCCACGAGCTGGGCTATCGCCTGTTCTCGGATTGCGCGATGCACGCGGCCAGCGCTCTGGGTCTGGCATTTCACGTGGATGACGAGACCGTCACGCGCTATCTGGGCTGGGGCATTGACCTGGAAGCCGATTCCGGCCACGCCCACCACCTGCTGCCCGTGCCGGCTGTCCTGTTGCTGGATCCTGCGGGAACGGTGGCCTTCAGCTACATCAATCCCGACTACAAACGACGCCTCGATGGGCAATTGCTGCTGGCAGCGGCCCGCTCCTGCTTGCGGCAGTGGGCCGAGGATGAAAACGGGACAAAACCGTGA